The following proteins are encoded in a genomic region of Arachis stenosperma cultivar V10309 chromosome 4, arast.V10309.gnm1.PFL2, whole genome shotgun sequence:
- the LOC130976683 gene encoding putative zinc transporter At3g08650 isoform X1, producing MLRMAPNLKLRLCVTLLFLVSSVLLFGISNAESEGGVSQIVRSAPDKDVGANVFDGTGVEGSFKFEDGNTMKTNRKGGNNRVSISTVALFTLAMAAATGLGAVPFFFVELDPQWAGLCNGMAAGVMLAASFDLIQEGQEFGAGNWVVTGILSGGIFIWLCKKFLEQYGDVSMLDLKGADAAKVVLVIGIMTLHSFGEGSGVGVSFAGSKGFSQGLLVTLAIAVHNIPEGLAVSMVLASRGVSPQNAMLWSVITSLPQPIVAVPSFICADAFSKFLPFCTGFAAGCMIWMVVAEVLPDAFKEASASQVASAATLSVAFMEALSTLFQNFTHDYNSEDASGFFVSLLFGLGPLLGGVILVAFALAFHLQHALLMGTGCGIAFVLGAWRPMQLILSSKLGLIPIMLLLAMGASLVHFTSSSVLKMASKKTSGGDLPTLTGFPLSVHTLQSFISCGTVAFHALAEGLALGVAAPKAYGLGRHMVLPVSLHGLPRGAAVASCIFGATDSWHGSLASAAIIGFMGPISAIGAILTGIDYSGLDHIMVLACGGLFPSFVTIVKRALSLDKRKSTCGLILGMGFATLCLTFTRLVCLHTPYCNSAPEAVR from the exons ATGTTGCGCATGGCTCCAAATCTAAAGCTTAGGTTATGTGTTACCTTGTTGTTTTTAGTCTCAAGTGTTCTTCTGTTTGGCATTTCAAACGCGGAATCTGAAGGAGGAGTTTCACAAATAGTCAGATCTGCCCCGGATAAGGATGTAGGAGCCAATGTATTTGATGGAACTGGTGTAGAGGGTTCCTTTAAGTTTGAGGATGGTAATACTATGAAGACTAATAGGAAGGGTGGAAATAATAGAGTTTCTATTTCTACGGTCGCATTATTTACATTGGCGATGGCAGCTGCCACTGGTTTAGGTGCTGTGCCCTTCTTCTTTGTGGAGCTTGATCCGCAGTGGGCTGGATTGTGCAATGGAATGGCTGCAGGTGTCATGTTGGCTGCAAGCTTTGACCTCATACAGGAAGGGCAGGAATTTGGTGCGGGAAATTGGGTTGTCACTGGGATTCTATCTGGTGGAATCTTTATTTGGCTATGCAAGAAG TTTCTTGAGCAATATGGGGATGTAAGCATGCTGGATTTAAAAGGTGCAGATGCAGCTAAAGTTGTTCTTGTGATTGGAATAATGACTCTCCATTCTTTTGGGGAGGGATCTGGGGTTGGCGTCTCTTTTGCTGGCTCAAAGGGTTTTTCTCAAGGCCTGTTGGTAACTTTGGCTATTGCTGTACACAACATCCCAGAGGGATTAGCGGTGAGCATGGTGCTGGCATCAAGGGGTGTCTCTCCACAAAATGCTATGTTGTGGAGTGTAATCACTTCCTTACCTCAG CCAATTGTAGCTGTTCCTTCATTTATTTGTGCCGATGCATTCAGCAAGTTCCTTCCTTTTTGTACGGGATTTGCTGCTGGATGCATGATTTGGATGGTTGTTGCAGAAGTTCTTCCTGATGCATTCAAG GAAGCCTCAGCTTCACAGGTTGCATCAGCGGCAACCCTTTCTGTAGCATTCATGGAAGCTCTCAGCACCTTATTTCAGAATTTCACTCATGACTACAA CTCTGAGGATGCTTCTGGCTTCTTTGTCTCACTACTTTTTGGCCTGGGGCCATTACTTGGTGGAGTTATCCTGGTTGCATTTGCTCTTGCGTTTCATCTCCAGCATGCTCTCCTTATGGGCACGGGTTGTGGCATTGCCTTTGTTCTTGGAGCCTGGCGACCAATGCAGCTTATTTTGTCTTCGAAATTAGGACTTATTCCCATTATGTTACTCCTTGCAATGGGGGCTTCATTGGTCCATTTTACCTCCTCAAGTGTATTGAAGATGGCATCCAAAAAGACCTCGGGTGGTGACTTGCCTACACTTACAGGTTTTCCACTTAGTGTTCACACCCTTCAATCATTCATATCATGCGGCACAGTCGCTTTTCACGCATTAGCAGAAGGACTAGCATTGGGAGTGGCTGCACCAAAAGCATATGGACTTGGTCGTCACATGGTCCTTCCGGTCTCCCTACATGGGCTCCCTCGAGGCGCAGCTGTGGCTAGCTGCATCTTCGGTGCCACAGATAGCTGGCATGGTTCCCTTGCCTCTGCTGCCATAATCGGATTTATGGGTCCAATATCAGCAATAGGGGCTATCCTCACCGGTATTGACTATAGTGGCCTTGATCACATAATGGTTCTTGCTTGTGGTGGATTGTTCCCTAGCTTTGTAACTATAGTTAAAAGAGCACTTAGTTTGGATAAGAGGAAGAGCACATGTGGCCTCATTCTCGGTATGGGGTTTGCTACACTCTGTCTAACTTTCACTAGGTTGGTTTGCTTGCATACACCTTACTGCAATTCTGCACCTGAAGCTGTAAGATAA
- the LOC130976683 gene encoding putative zinc transporter At3g08650 isoform X2 — protein MKTNRKGGNNRVSISTVALFTLAMAAATGLGAVPFFFVELDPQWAGLCNGMAAGVMLAASFDLIQEGQEFGAGNWVVTGILSGGIFIWLCKKFLEQYGDVSMLDLKGADAAKVVLVIGIMTLHSFGEGSGVGVSFAGSKGFSQGLLVTLAIAVHNIPEGLAVSMVLASRGVSPQNAMLWSVITSLPQPIVAVPSFICADAFSKFLPFCTGFAAGCMIWMVVAEVLPDAFKEASASQVASAATLSVAFMEALSTLFQNFTHDYNSEDASGFFVSLLFGLGPLLGGVILVAFALAFHLQHALLMGTGCGIAFVLGAWRPMQLILSSKLGLIPIMLLLAMGASLVHFTSSSVLKMASKKTSGGDLPTLTGFPLSVHTLQSFISCGTVAFHALAEGLALGVAAPKAYGLGRHMVLPVSLHGLPRGAAVASCIFGATDSWHGSLASAAIIGFMGPISAIGAILTGIDYSGLDHIMVLACGGLFPSFVTIVKRALSLDKRKSTCGLILGMGFATLCLTFTRLVCLHTPYCNSAPEAVR, from the exons ATGAAGACTAATAGGAAGGGTGGAAATAATAGAGTTTCTATTTCTACGGTCGCATTATTTACATTGGCGATGGCAGCTGCCACTGGTTTAGGTGCTGTGCCCTTCTTCTTTGTGGAGCTTGATCCGCAGTGGGCTGGATTGTGCAATGGAATGGCTGCAGGTGTCATGTTGGCTGCAAGCTTTGACCTCATACAGGAAGGGCAGGAATTTGGTGCGGGAAATTGGGTTGTCACTGGGATTCTATCTGGTGGAATCTTTATTTGGCTATGCAAGAAG TTTCTTGAGCAATATGGGGATGTAAGCATGCTGGATTTAAAAGGTGCAGATGCAGCTAAAGTTGTTCTTGTGATTGGAATAATGACTCTCCATTCTTTTGGGGAGGGATCTGGGGTTGGCGTCTCTTTTGCTGGCTCAAAGGGTTTTTCTCAAGGCCTGTTGGTAACTTTGGCTATTGCTGTACACAACATCCCAGAGGGATTAGCGGTGAGCATGGTGCTGGCATCAAGGGGTGTCTCTCCACAAAATGCTATGTTGTGGAGTGTAATCACTTCCTTACCTCAG CCAATTGTAGCTGTTCCTTCATTTATTTGTGCCGATGCATTCAGCAAGTTCCTTCCTTTTTGTACGGGATTTGCTGCTGGATGCATGATTTGGATGGTTGTTGCAGAAGTTCTTCCTGATGCATTCAAG GAAGCCTCAGCTTCACAGGTTGCATCAGCGGCAACCCTTTCTGTAGCATTCATGGAAGCTCTCAGCACCTTATTTCAGAATTTCACTCATGACTACAA CTCTGAGGATGCTTCTGGCTTCTTTGTCTCACTACTTTTTGGCCTGGGGCCATTACTTGGTGGAGTTATCCTGGTTGCATTTGCTCTTGCGTTTCATCTCCAGCATGCTCTCCTTATGGGCACGGGTTGTGGCATTGCCTTTGTTCTTGGAGCCTGGCGACCAATGCAGCTTATTTTGTCTTCGAAATTAGGACTTATTCCCATTATGTTACTCCTTGCAATGGGGGCTTCATTGGTCCATTTTACCTCCTCAAGTGTATTGAAGATGGCATCCAAAAAGACCTCGGGTGGTGACTTGCCTACACTTACAGGTTTTCCACTTAGTGTTCACACCCTTCAATCATTCATATCATGCGGCACAGTCGCTTTTCACGCATTAGCAGAAGGACTAGCATTGGGAGTGGCTGCACCAAAAGCATATGGACTTGGTCGTCACATGGTCCTTCCGGTCTCCCTACATGGGCTCCCTCGAGGCGCAGCTGTGGCTAGCTGCATCTTCGGTGCCACAGATAGCTGGCATGGTTCCCTTGCCTCTGCTGCCATAATCGGATTTATGGGTCCAATATCAGCAATAGGGGCTATCCTCACCGGTATTGACTATAGTGGCCTTGATCACATAATGGTTCTTGCTTGTGGTGGATTGTTCCCTAGCTTTGTAACTATAGTTAAAAGAGCACTTAGTTTGGATAAGAGGAAGAGCACATGTGGCCTCATTCTCGGTATGGGGTTTGCTACACTCTGTCTAACTTTCACTAGGTTGGTTTGCTTGCATACACCTTACTGCAATTCTGCACCTGAAGCTGTAAGATAA
- the LOC130976684 gene encoding protein RETICULATA-RELATED 2, chloroplastic-like, with translation MAAMAQLRFSPLSGHYHASVFPTSSSQPQNQSLYPIKLLPPRLKLSSAGGDGGNGIGHGGSGGSSGSGGGSWGHEGDHSDSSSFGPLGLFLNGWRSRVAADPQFPFKVLMEELVGVSACVLGDMASRPNFGLNELDFVFSTLVVGSILNFTLMYLLAPTMSTSSSQLPSIFASCPKSHMFEPGAYGLFERLGTLVYKGTIFAAVGFAAGLAGTALSNGLIAMRKKMDPDFETPNKPPPTMLNALTWAAHMGFSSNFRYQTLNGIEFLLERGLNPFLFKSSVLVLRMVNNVLGGMSFVVLARLTGAQSVGGGEHQKEQATVEIGFASEKEKLVEREEEFQSSNQSASSK, from the coding sequence ATGGCAGCCATGGCGCAGCTTCGTTTTTCACCTCTCTCTGGTCACTACCATGCCTCTGTTTTCCCAACATCATCATCTCAGCCCCAGAATCAATCTTTGTATCCCATCAAACTACTACCACCAAGATTGAAACTTTCCTCTGCTGGAGGTGATGGGGGAAACGGGATTGGACATGGTGGAAGTGGCGGCAGCAGTGGTAGTGGTGGTGGAAGTTGGGGTCATGAAGGAGATCATAGTGATTCATCATCTTTTGGGCCTCTTGGTCTTTTCCTTAATGGATGGAGATCAAGGGTAGCTGCTGATCCCCAATTTCCATTCAAGGTTCTGATGGAGGAGTTGGTTGGTGTTAgtgcttgtgttcttggtgACATGGCTTCAAGGCCTAATTTCGGGTTGAATGAGCTTGATTTTGTTTTCTCAACCCTTGTTGTTGGTTCAATCCTCAATTTCACACTCATGTACCTATTGGCACCAACCATGTCAACTTCCTCATCACAATTACCATCAATTTTTGCGTCTTGCCCCAAGAGTCACATGTTTGAACCTGGCGCATACGGTCTGTTCGAACGGCTTGGAACCTTGGTGTACAAAGGAACCATCTTCGCTGCCGTTGGATTCGCAGCTGGACTAGCTGGAACTGCTCTCTCAAACGGGTTGATTGCGATGAGGAAGAAGATGGACCCTGATTTTGAGACCCCAAATAAGCCTCCACCTACAATGTTGAATGCTCTAACATGGGCAGCACACATGGGATTCAGCAGCAACTTTAGGTACCAAACATTGAATGgaattgagttcttgttggagaGAGGGCTCAACCCATTTTTGTTCAAGTCCTCAGTGTTGGTTCTGAGGATGGTCAACAATGTCCTTGGAGGAATGTCCTTTGTGGTGTTGGCAAGGTTAACAGGAGCACAAAGTGTTGGTGGTGGTGAACACCAGAAGGAACAAGCTACTGTGGAGATTGGATTTGCTTCTGAGAAGGAGAAGTTGGTGGAAAGGGAAGAGGAATTTCAGAGCAGTAACCAATCAGCATCATcaaagtga